Proteins encoded together in one Bradyrhizobium sp. PSBB068 window:
- a CDS encoding GNAT family N-acetyltransferase, translating into MTALHLDDLKQYSDVLRAKNGSEIKVRFVEPRDREELQNYIRSLSAGSRYNRFLGALSELPKTELERFVHVGEADRFTVVATMLVDGFETIVGEARYAFHADTSSVEFGLSIDDRWQGHGIGKALLKNLECRAASFGAERIFGDTLRSNATMIGLARKSDYAFAASPGDWKLVRFAKEIHVEPQDIPCASWRLAATSRSAVMSSLAV; encoded by the coding sequence ATGACTGCGCTGCATCTCGACGATCTCAAGCAATACTCTGACGTGCTGCGCGCCAAGAACGGCAGCGAGATCAAGGTGCGCTTCGTCGAGCCGCGCGACCGCGAGGAGCTGCAGAACTATATCCGCTCGCTCTCCGCGGGCTCCCGTTACAACCGCTTCCTCGGCGCGTTGAGCGAGCTGCCGAAGACGGAGCTCGAGCGTTTCGTTCATGTCGGCGAGGCTGACCGGTTCACGGTGGTCGCGACGATGCTGGTCGATGGTTTCGAGACCATCGTCGGCGAAGCCCGCTACGCCTTCCATGCCGATACGTCGAGCGTCGAGTTCGGCCTGTCGATCGATGACCGGTGGCAGGGCCACGGCATCGGCAAGGCGCTGCTCAAGAATCTCGAATGCCGTGCGGCGTCCTTCGGAGCCGAGCGCATCTTCGGCGACACGCTGCGTTCCAACGCGACGATGATCGGCCTCGCCCGCAAATCCGACTACGCCTTCGCGGCAAGCCCCGGCGACTGGAAGCTGGTGCGCTTTGCGAAGGAAATCCATGTCGAACCGCAAGACATTCCCTGTGCCAGCTGGCGGCTTGCCGCCACTTCCCGCTCGGCCGTGATGTCCTCGCTTGCGGTTTGA
- a CDS encoding nuclear transport factor 2 family protein produces the protein MSNDLEELTKLNKDYVDSVQNCDVKRFDEILAQDFYCTNPDKSLVDRAAFLKQTAIPVKIKGLKAEDVKIRILGDFAIIHARTSYLDADGEQAYGRYTDCWARQNGKWLAVSAHVAR, from the coding sequence ATGAGCAACGACCTCGAAGAGCTGACGAAACTCAACAAGGACTACGTCGATTCCGTCCAGAACTGCGACGTCAAGCGCTTCGATGAAATCCTGGCGCAGGATTTCTACTGCACCAATCCCGACAAGAGCCTGGTCGACCGCGCCGCCTTCCTGAAGCAGACCGCGATCCCGGTGAAGATCAAGGGCCTGAAGGCCGAGGACGTCAAGATCCGCATCCTCGGCGACTTCGCCATCATCCACGCGCGGACCAGCTATCTCGACGCCGACGGCGAGCAGGCCTATGGCCGCTACACCGACTGCTGGGCGCGGCAGAACGGGAAATGGCTCGCGGTGTCCGCGCATGTGGCGCGGTAA
- a CDS encoding enoyl-CoA hydratase, producing MTADIKIETGTDELLCVIRDRVAVITLNRPDARNSLSDTLTPALRTMIRTCGENPEVGVLLVTGAGKAFCAGGNVKGMGANRDPKKLEMSYEDKVADLQERQRLLTGALASVRKPTIAALPGPAVGAGLAIAMACDIRIAAQSAFVSTGYLRVALSGDYGMAWLLTRLVGTSRARELMFTSEKVDAARCEQIGLVNRVVPDETLQDEAFALAKSIAEGPTLALRYMKDNLDEALLFDFATARDHEAERLIRLTTTADHKEAVQAFIEKRKPVFRGS from the coding sequence ATGACCGCTGACATCAAGATCGAGACCGGCACCGACGAACTGCTCTGCGTAATCCGCGACCGCGTCGCCGTCATCACGCTGAACCGCCCGGATGCCCGCAACTCGCTGTCGGACACGCTGACGCCGGCGCTGCGCACGATGATCCGGACTTGCGGCGAGAACCCCGAGGTCGGCGTGCTGCTCGTGACCGGCGCCGGCAAGGCGTTCTGCGCCGGCGGCAACGTCAAGGGCATGGGCGCCAACCGCGACCCGAAGAAGCTCGAAATGTCCTATGAGGACAAGGTCGCGGATCTGCAGGAGCGCCAGCGCCTGCTGACCGGCGCGCTCGCCTCGGTGCGCAAGCCGACCATCGCCGCCCTGCCCGGCCCCGCGGTCGGCGCCGGGCTTGCGATCGCGATGGCCTGCGACATCCGGATCGCGGCGCAATCGGCCTTCGTCTCGACCGGTTACTTGCGCGTGGCGCTGAGCGGCGATTACGGCATGGCCTGGCTGTTGACGCGCCTGGTCGGCACTTCGCGCGCCCGCGAACTGATGTTCACCTCGGAGAAGGTCGATGCCGCGAGGTGCGAGCAGATCGGCCTCGTCAACCGCGTGGTGCCGGACGAGACGCTGCAGGACGAGGCGTTCGCGCTCGCGAAGTCGATCGCCGAAGGTCCGACCCTGGCGCTGCGCTACATGAAGGACAATCTCGACGAGGCACTGCTGTTCGACTTCGCCACCGCGCGCGACCACGAGGCCGAGCGTCTGATCCGCCTCACCACGACCGCCGATCACAAGGAGGCGGTGCAGGCCTTCATCGAGAAGCGCAAGCCGGTGTTCCGGGGCAGCTAG
- a CDS encoding Zn-dependent alcohol dehydrogenase gives MKAAVLHEVNQPLVIEDVSVPNPGPREVLIRTAVAGLCHSDLHFMEGLYPHPLPAVLGHESAGVVEKVGSDVNYVKPGDHVVTCLSVFCGTCDNCTTGRTVLCTDTTVKMLPGASNRLSWGRKEKLNQFLNLSSFAEQMLVHENAIVKIKKEMPLDLAALIGCGVITGYGAVVNTAKVTAGETVAVIGCGGVGMAAINGAQIAGAGRIIAIDTNPAKLQLATKLGATDIVDPARGDVVQQVRELTGGGVQHSFEVLGRKDTAEQAFAMLAAGGTATIVGMIPFGQKIELHGFDFLRERRIQGSSMGSNHFRVDMPRLVDFYMRGRLHLEDWISAKLKLSEINEGFANMKAGKTLRSVIMFDS, from the coding sequence ATGAAGGCCGCCGTCCTGCATGAAGTCAATCAGCCGCTGGTGATCGAGGATGTCAGCGTGCCCAATCCGGGGCCGCGCGAGGTCCTGATCCGCACCGCGGTCGCGGGGCTCTGTCATTCCGACCTGCATTTCATGGAAGGCCTTTATCCGCATCCGCTGCCTGCCGTGCTCGGCCATGAATCGGCCGGCGTGGTCGAGAAGGTCGGCTCCGACGTCAACTACGTGAAGCCCGGCGATCACGTCGTGACCTGCCTCTCGGTGTTCTGCGGCACCTGCGACAATTGCACCACCGGCCGCACCGTGCTGTGCACCGACACCACGGTGAAGATGCTGCCCGGCGCCTCCAACCGGCTGTCCTGGGGCCGGAAGGAGAAGCTCAACCAGTTCCTCAATCTGTCGTCGTTCGCCGAGCAGATGCTGGTGCACGAGAACGCCATCGTGAAGATCAAGAAGGAGATGCCGCTCGATCTCGCCGCGCTGATCGGCTGCGGCGTCATCACCGGTTACGGCGCCGTCGTGAACACCGCGAAGGTGACCGCCGGCGAAACCGTGGCCGTGATCGGCTGCGGCGGCGTCGGCATGGCCGCGATCAACGGCGCGCAAATCGCCGGCGCCGGCCGCATCATCGCGATCGACACCAATCCGGCCAAGCTGCAACTCGCGACCAAGTTAGGGGCTACCGACATCGTCGACCCGGCCCGCGGCGACGTGGTGCAGCAGGTGCGCGAACTCACCGGCGGCGGCGTGCAGCACTCCTTCGAGGTGCTCGGCCGCAAGGACACCGCCGAGCAGGCCTTCGCCATGCTGGCCGCGGGCGGCACCGCGACCATCGTCGGCATGATTCCGTTCGGCCAGAAGATCGAGCTGCACGGTTTCGACTTCCTGCGCGAGCGCCGCATCCAGGGCTCCTCGATGGGCTCGAACCACTTCCGCGTCGACATGCCGCGCCTGGTCGATTTCTACATGCGCGGCAGACTGCATCTGGAGGATTGGATCTCGGCCAAGCTGAAGCTCTCCGAGATCAACGAGGGTTTTGCCAACATGAAAGCCGGCAAGACGCTGCGCAGCGTGATCATGTTCGATAGCTGA
- a CDS encoding amidase: protein MAKSQWSFKTAVELSEALRNKQVSAVELAEDAIGRIERHDGKVNAVCVRDFERGLAAARAADAAIARGEHRPLLGIPMTVKESFNVAGLPTTWGFLPQKDFVPTEDALSIQRVKDAGGVILGKTNVPVGLADWQSYNEIYGTTNNPYDLGRTPGGSSGGSSAALAAGYGALSLGSDIGGSLRVPGFHCGIYAHKPTFALLPSRGHTPPPLPPLPFDRDLSVIGPMARGAADLALVLDVMAGPDPLEAGKAYRLDLPAARHTALKDFRILVIDSDPVLPTDKVIRGSIDKLASNLDKAGAKVSRASPLLPDFAASSRLYMRILLSFLGATFPPEVYAGACAAAAALPASNTSLQAERLRGIALSHRDWVIADGSRARLRAQWRELFKSFDAVICPIMPTPAYPHDHSPDQEQRKILIDGEPHVYTDQLAWPGIATLPGLPSTAIPTGFAPDGLPIGVQIVGPMLEDRTPLKLAELIEREFGGFVPPKAFDD, encoded by the coding sequence GTGGCCAAATCGCAATGGAGTTTCAAGACCGCCGTCGAACTGTCGGAGGCGCTGCGCAACAAGCAGGTCTCCGCCGTCGAGCTCGCCGAGGATGCGATCGGCCGCATCGAGCGTCATGACGGCAAGGTCAACGCGGTCTGCGTGCGCGATTTCGAGCGCGGCCTCGCTGCCGCCCGCGCTGCCGACGCCGCGATCGCGCGCGGCGAGCACCGGCCGCTGCTCGGCATCCCCATGACGGTGAAGGAATCCTTCAACGTCGCGGGATTGCCGACGACCTGGGGCTTCCTGCCGCAGAAGGACTTCGTTCCGACCGAGGACGCGCTCTCGATTCAGCGGGTGAAAGACGCCGGCGGCGTGATCCTCGGCAAGACCAACGTGCCGGTCGGGCTCGCCGACTGGCAGAGCTACAACGAGATCTACGGCACCACCAACAACCCTTACGACCTCGGCCGCACGCCGGGCGGCTCCTCCGGCGGATCGTCGGCGGCGCTTGCCGCAGGCTACGGCGCGCTGTCACTCGGCTCCGACATCGGCGGCTCGCTGCGCGTGCCCGGCTTCCACTGCGGCATCTATGCGCACAAGCCGACCTTCGCGCTGCTGCCGTCGCGCGGCCACACCCCGCCGCCGCTGCCGCCACTGCCGTTCGATCGCGACCTGTCCGTGATCGGCCCGATGGCGCGCGGCGCGGCCGACCTCGCGCTGGTGCTCGACGTGATGGCGGGCCCCGATCCGCTTGAAGCCGGCAAGGCCTACCGGCTGGACCTGCCGGCGGCGCGCCACACCGCCTTGAAGGATTTCCGCATCCTGGTGATCGACAGCGATCCGGTGCTGCCGACCGACAAGGTGATCCGCGGCAGCATCGACAAGCTCGCCAGCAACCTCGACAAGGCCGGCGCCAAAGTGTCGCGCGCGAGCCCGCTGCTGCCGGACTTCGCCGCCTCCTCGCGGCTCTATATGCGGATCCTGCTGTCGTTCCTGGGCGCGACCTTCCCGCCGGAGGTCTATGCCGGGGCCTGCGCTGCGGCGGCTGCGCTGCCGGCCAGCAATACCAGCCTGCAGGCCGAACGGCTGCGCGGCATCGCGCTCAGCCACCGTGACTGGGTGATCGCCGACGGCAGCCGAGCCCGGCTGCGCGCGCAATGGCGCGAGCTGTTCAAATCATTCGACGCGGTGATCTGCCCGATCATGCCGACGCCGGCCTATCCGCACGATCATTCGCCCGATCAGGAGCAGCGCAAGATCCTGATCGATGGCGAGCCGCACGTCTACACCGACCAGCTCGCCTGGCCCGGCATCGCGACCCTGCCCGGCCTGCCCTCCACCGCGATCCCGACCGGCTTTGCCCCCGACGGATTGCCGATCGGCGTGCAGATCGTCGGCCCCATGCTGGAAGACCGCACGCCGCTGAAGCTCGCCGAGCTGATCGAGCGCGAGTTCGGCGGCTTCGTGCCGCCGAAGGCGTTCGACGATTGA
- a CDS encoding rubrerythrin, whose protein sequence is MKNFADLTEREVLAVAIASEEEDSRIYMSFAEDLAERYPDTAKIFEEMAEEERGHRHRLLETYEQRFGPHLPPIRRDDVKGFLRRRPIWLTKNLPLDTIRKEVETMELEAERFYAKAAEKAEDTGVRRLLGDLAEEEKSHEKLAVRLTGDILKPDVRAEEDRTRRRMFVLQYVQPGLAGLMDGSVSTLAPLFAAAFATHHNWQTFLVGLAASIGAGISMGFAEALSDDGSLTGRGSPWLRGITCGLMTTLGGLGHTIPYLVPDAWPNAFWIATAIAGIVVFFELWAIAFIRSRYMDTPFLQAVFQIVLGGAIVLAVGILIGAA, encoded by the coding sequence GTGAAGAATTTCGCCGATCTGACCGAGCGCGAGGTGCTTGCGGTCGCGATTGCCTCCGAGGAGGAGGACAGCCGAATCTATATGAGCTTCGCCGAGGATCTTGCCGAACGCTATCCGGATACCGCAAAGATATTCGAGGAAATGGCTGAAGAGGAGCGCGGCCATCGCCATCGGCTGCTGGAAACCTACGAACAGCGCTTCGGTCCGCATCTGCCGCCGATCCGGCGGGACGACGTCAAAGGCTTCCTGCGTCGGCGCCCGATCTGGCTGACCAAGAACCTACCGCTCGACACCATCCGCAAGGAGGTCGAAACCATGGAGCTCGAGGCTGAGCGATTCTACGCCAAGGCGGCCGAGAAGGCTGAGGATACCGGCGTGCGCCGCCTGCTCGGCGATCTCGCTGAGGAGGAAAAGAGCCATGAGAAACTCGCGGTCCGCCTGACCGGCGACATCCTCAAGCCCGACGTGCGCGCCGAGGAAGACCGCACCCGGCGGCGGATGTTCGTGCTGCAATATGTGCAGCCGGGGCTTGCCGGATTGATGGACGGCTCGGTCTCGACCTTGGCGCCGCTGTTCGCCGCCGCCTTCGCCACGCATCATAATTGGCAGACCTTCCTGGTCGGCCTCGCCGCCTCGATCGGCGCCGGCATCAGCATGGGCTTTGCCGAAGCATTGTCCGACGACGGCTCGCTGACCGGCCGCGGCTCGCCCTGGCTGCGCGGCATCACCTGCGGATTGATGACGACGCTCGGCGGCCTCGGCCACACCATTCCCTATCTCGTGCCCGATGCCTGGCCGAACGCGTTCTGGATCGCGACCGCGATTGCCGGGATCGTGGTGTTCTTCGAGTTGTGGGCGATCGCCTTCATCCGCTCGCGCTACATGGACACGCCGTTCCTGCAGGCGGTGTTCCAGATCGTGCTGGGCGGCGCGATCGTGCTCGCGGTCGGCATATTGATCGGTGCGGCGTAG
- a CDS encoding SDR family NAD(P)-dependent oxidoreductase, which translates to MDIPKYKIALIVGAGAGLSASLTRLFSREGIRVALGARSIEKLGALCTETGAKAYACDTTKAEDVERLFGLVEREIGTPDLVVYNASGRSRGPFVELVPSEVEQAIAVSAFGGFLVAQEAAKRMVPNKKGAILFTGASASVKGYAQSAPFAMGKFALRGLAQSMARELSPQGIHVAHFVIDGGIRSAARTEPADKPDSMLDPDAIALSYWNVLQQPRSAWTWELELRPWVEKF; encoded by the coding sequence ATGGATATTCCAAAATACAAGATCGCCCTGATCGTCGGCGCCGGCGCGGGTCTCAGCGCCTCGCTGACCCGGCTATTTTCGCGGGAGGGAATTCGCGTGGCGCTGGGCGCCCGCAGCATCGAGAAGCTCGGCGCGCTCTGCACCGAAACCGGTGCGAAGGCCTATGCCTGCGATACCACCAAGGCCGAAGATGTCGAGCGTCTGTTTGGTCTGGTCGAGCGCGAGATCGGAACACCCGACCTCGTGGTCTACAATGCCTCCGGCCGCTCGCGCGGGCCGTTCGTTGAACTCGTTCCGTCCGAGGTCGAGCAGGCGATCGCGGTCTCGGCGTTCGGCGGCTTCCTGGTGGCACAGGAGGCGGCGAAGCGCATGGTCCCTAACAAGAAGGGCGCGATCCTGTTCACCGGCGCCTCCGCCAGCGTGAAGGGCTACGCGCAATCGGCGCCGTTCGCGATGGGCAAGTTCGCATTGCGCGGGCTGGCGCAGAGCATGGCGCGGGAACTGTCGCCGCAGGGCATCCATGTCGCGCATTTCGTGATCGACGGCGGCATCCGCAGCGCCGCCCGCACCGAGCCCGCCGACAAACCGGATTCGATGCTCGATCCCGACGCGATTGCGTTGAGCTACTGGAACGTGCTGCAACAGCCGCGCAGCGCCTGGACCTGGGAGCTGGAATTGCGGCCCTGGGTTGAGAAGTTTTGA
- a CDS encoding GNAT family N-acetyltransferase — translation MDASVKVLTPERWADIDKLFSEGAVTRRCWCMYWRIGARYRRQQPSINRAAFNKTVRKGPPPGLLAYVGGQPAGWCQIGSRDALPYMQQSWRLRSPDDVPVWAISCFYIGKDFRRHGIAARLTESAIDLARSNGVPAIEAYPIDRSASPSSSSTGFVTTFERLGFKHVPSPSPERPIMRLYLQKL, via the coding sequence ATGGACGCCTCCGTCAAAGTCCTCACCCCGGAGCGATGGGCCGATATCGACAAGCTGTTCAGCGAAGGTGCCGTGACACGGCGATGCTGGTGCATGTATTGGCGCATCGGCGCCCGGTACCGCCGGCAACAGCCGTCGATCAATCGAGCAGCCTTCAACAAGACTGTTAGGAAGGGGCCGCCGCCGGGACTTCTCGCCTATGTCGGCGGCCAACCTGCGGGTTGGTGCCAGATCGGCAGCCGCGACGCGTTGCCCTACATGCAACAGTCCTGGCGGCTGCGTTCACCTGATGACGTTCCTGTCTGGGCGATTTCCTGCTTCTACATCGGAAAGGATTTTCGTCGGCACGGGATCGCTGCCCGCTTGACCGAGAGTGCGATCGATTTGGCCCGAAGCAACGGAGTACCTGCGATCGAGGCGTACCCGATCGACCGATCAGCGTCTCCCAGTTCATCAAGCACGGGATTTGTAACGACGTTTGAACGGCTGGGGTTCAAACACGTGCCTTCGCCATCGCCCGAACGGCCTATCATGCGGCTGTATCTGCAGAAGCTGTAA
- a CDS encoding acyl-CoA dehydrogenase family protein, with translation MQPLKQDLTSSSASQPGLLAPDTTGMNFYRADPALTDLLKLHLPEALFRHIEPYLDRLGELAGGHLDECARLADRHTPVLHQRDKFGRDVQTIEYHPAYREIEKAAFGEFGIHALSIRKGIMGWPDKYPVVAKHAFTFLFNQTEFGMGCPINVTDGCAKLLNNFGSEALKAKYLDGLTQTDMSRLTQGGQFMTEKEGGSDVGTLTTRAVQEGDHWRLYGEKWFCSNADAKVVMLLARPEGAGPGTKGVGLFLMPRFLDDGSPNHYRIVRLKDKLGTRSMASGEIKFDGAIAYAVGKLDRGFVQMAEMVNSSRLSNGVKSTALMRRAWHDAITVARGRVVFGQRIIDLPLARRQLMKIMLPTEQALSMSFLTADALDRAEAGSQDAAALLRVLTPTLKFRATRDARKVCGDAMEMRGGIGYIEEFVTPRLLRDAHLGSIWEGTGNIVAIDALKRAVGRHGADNALAADLHARLDDSPNVPQAWRNRLRELSDRAIGFAREVAGRIDNEGDARRATSLLYHVASAVALAWEGGRIHEMRGDARRLLLSRMVVDHRVMPGDPFRLAENTVQRRMTEHLLGDRAIGMAEVGELLVAA, from the coding sequence ATGCAGCCGCTCAAGCAAGATTTGACTTCGTCGTCCGCCAGCCAGCCGGGCCTGTTGGCCCCCGACACGACGGGAATGAATTTCTACCGGGCCGATCCGGCGCTGACGGATCTTCTGAAACTGCATCTGCCCGAGGCGTTGTTTCGCCACATCGAGCCGTATCTTGATCGGCTCGGCGAATTGGCCGGCGGCCATCTCGACGAATGCGCGCGGTTGGCCGACCGGCATACGCCGGTGCTGCACCAGCGCGACAAGTTCGGCCGCGACGTGCAAACGATCGAGTATCATCCGGCCTATCGCGAGATCGAGAAGGCCGCGTTCGGCGAGTTCGGCATCCATGCACTGTCGATCCGCAAGGGTATCATGGGCTGGCCCGACAAATATCCCGTGGTCGCCAAGCACGCCTTCACCTTCCTGTTCAACCAGACCGAATTCGGCATGGGCTGCCCGATCAACGTCACTGACGGCTGCGCCAAGCTGCTCAACAATTTCGGCAGCGAGGCGTTGAAGGCGAAATATCTCGACGGCCTGACCCAGACCGACATGAGCAGGCTGACGCAAGGCGGCCAGTTCATGACGGAGAAGGAGGGCGGCTCCGACGTCGGCACGCTGACCACCCGCGCGGTGCAGGAGGGCGACCACTGGCGGCTCTACGGCGAGAAATGGTTCTGCTCGAACGCCGATGCCAAGGTGGTGATGCTGTTGGCGCGGCCGGAAGGTGCGGGGCCGGGCACGAAAGGCGTCGGCCTGTTCCTGATGCCGCGGTTCCTCGACGACGGCTCGCCGAACCACTACCGGATCGTGCGGCTGAAGGACAAGCTCGGCACCCGCTCGATGGCCTCGGGCGAGATCAAGTTCGATGGCGCGATCGCCTATGCCGTCGGCAAGCTCGATCGCGGCTTCGTGCAGATGGCCGAGATGGTCAACTCGTCGCGACTGTCCAACGGCGTGAAATCGACCGCGCTGATGCGCCGTGCCTGGCACGACGCCATCACGGTGGCGCGGGGCCGCGTGGTGTTCGGCCAGCGTATCATCGATCTGCCGCTGGCGCGGCGTCAACTGATGAAGATCATGCTGCCGACCGAGCAGGCGCTGTCGATGAGCTTCCTCACCGCCGATGCGCTCGATCGTGCCGAGGCCGGCAGCCAGGACGCCGCGGCGCTGCTCCGCGTCCTGACCCCGACGTTGAAATTCCGCGCCACCCGCGATGCCCGAAAGGTCTGCGGCGATGCGATGGAGATGCGCGGCGGCATCGGCTACATCGAGGAATTCGTCACCCCGCGGTTGCTGCGCGATGCGCATCTCGGCTCGATCTGGGAGGGCACCGGCAACATCGTCGCGATCGATGCGCTGAAGCGCGCGGTCGGGCGCCATGGCGCCGACAATGCGCTCGCCGCCGATCTGCATGCGCGGCTCGACGACAGTCCCAACGTGCCGCAAGCCTGGCGCAATCGGCTGCGTGAGCTCAGCGATCGCGCGATCGGATTTGCGCGCGAAGTGGCTGGCCGCATCGACAACGAGGGCGACGCACGGCGCGCGACGAGCCTGCTCTATCATGTCGCGAGCGCGGTGGCGCTGGCCTGGGAAGGCGGTCGCATCCACGAGATGCGCGGCGATGCGCGACGGCTGTTGCTGTCGCGGATGGTGGTCGATCACCGCGTGATGCCGGGCGATCCGTTCCGGCTTGCGGAAAATACCGTTCAGCGCAGGATGACCGAGCATCTGCTCGGCGATCGCGCCATCGGCATGGCCGAGGTTGGCGAATTGCTTGTCGCAGCGTAG
- a CDS encoding alpha/beta hydrolase, which produces MEALSDVPLPSTIRSRYVDGINGLRMHVLEAGFETSGRPCLLLLHGFPELAFSWRKVMPKLAAAGYHVIAPDQRGYGRTTGWSADYDGDLAAFRLPNLVRDALGLVAAFGYTHVDAVIGHDFGSSVAAWCALIRPDVFRTVVMMSAPFSGPPSLPFNTANEPAKPATDDPVHRELAALPRPRKHYQWYYSTRPANDDMHRAPQGVHDFLRAYYHHKSADWKDNTPYPLHSWSAGELAKLPTYYVMDLAKDMAATVAEEMPSREAIAANTWLPDRELAYYSAEYQRTGFQGGLQWYRCGTSGAFTAELQTWSGRSIDQPSAFISGKQDWGTYQRPGVFEAMQTKACTKMIGCHLVDGAGHWVQQEQPDEVSRLLLQFLARAAQ; this is translated from the coding sequence ATGGAAGCCCTCTCCGACGTCCCGCTGCCCTCCACCATCCGCTCGCGCTATGTCGACGGGATCAACGGCCTGCGCATGCATGTGCTCGAAGCCGGCTTCGAGACGTCGGGCCGGCCCTGCCTGTTGCTGCTGCACGGCTTTCCGGAGCTGGCGTTTTCCTGGCGCAAGGTGATGCCGAAGCTTGCCGCGGCCGGCTATCACGTCATCGCGCCGGACCAGCGCGGCTATGGCCGCACGACGGGCTGGAGCGCGGATTATGACGGCGACCTCGCCGCCTTCCGCCTGCCCAACCTGGTGCGCGACGCGCTCGGGCTGGTCGCGGCGTTCGGCTACACGCATGTCGATGCCGTGATCGGGCACGATTTCGGCTCGTCGGTCGCGGCGTGGTGCGCGCTGATCCGCCCCGACGTGTTCCGCACCGTGGTGATGATGAGCGCACCGTTCTCGGGTCCGCCGTCGCTGCCGTTCAACACCGCCAATGAACCCGCGAAGCCCGCGACTGACGACCCCGTGCATCGCGAGCTCGCCGCGCTGCCGCGGCCGCGCAAACATTACCAATGGTACTATTCGACACGACCGGCCAATGACGACATGCATCGCGCGCCGCAGGGTGTGCACGACTTCCTGCGCGCTTACTACCATCACAAGAGCGCGGACTGGAAAGACAACACGCCGTATCCATTGCATTCCTGGTCCGCAGGCGAACTGGCGAAACTGCCGACCTATTACGTGATGGATCTCGCCAAGGACATGGCTGCGACGGTCGCCGAGGAGATGCCGTCGCGCGAAGCGATCGCCGCCAACACCTGGCTGCCGGATCGCGAGCTTGCCTATTACAGCGCGGAATATCAGCGCACCGGATTCCAGGGCGGGCTGCAATGGTATCGCTGCGGCACATCAGGCGCATTCACGGCGGAATTGCAAACCTGGAGCGGCCGCAGCATCGACCAACCATCCGCCTTCATCTCCGGCAAGCAGGATTGGGGCACCTATCAGCGGCCCGGCGTATTCGAGGCGATGCAAACGAAAGCCTGCACCAAAATGATCGGCTGCCATCTGGTCGACGGTGCAGGCCACTGGGTGCAGCAGGAACAGCCGGACGAAGTGAGCCGGCTGCTGCTGCAGTTCCTCGCGCGTGCAGCGCAATAG